From the genome of Prunus persica cultivar Lovell chromosome G8, Prunus_persica_NCBIv2, whole genome shotgun sequence:
cCTCGTGATCACAATCCACAAGCTGCTGCTCACTGAGGCTCACAAGCTCTCCAGTCGCCAGAAAATGGGCACCTTCCAAAGCTCCTGTAGTACTGAAACTCCAGCACGACCCGCACGAGCCCTAATTTcacaaaaacccaaataacccaataaataaacaaacaaatttaaaattaaaaaaataactttttacaataaaagcaaaaaaagacCTGATTTTTAACGGCGGTGACAGCTCCACGATCCCTCCAATCAAAATCCTCAGGCAGATTCTCGGTCGGGAGAATCGGAGCCTTGGTGGCATCGGAAGGGAGCCTCAGCCCTCTGAGTCCGAGTTGACTCTTTCGGAACTCGGCCGGGGTCATATCGGAGAACCGAGTCACGCCGTGTTGAGCCGAAGGATCGAGCATCTGGTGTCGCGCGGCTCGGCGCAGGTTCGCCTTGAACACTTCGAACCTGTAGTCGTGCTCCTCCTGGCTCGCGTACGACTTGCCGAATTGGTGCTTGAAGAGCGAGAAGTGGTGTTCGGCTCCGAGCCGATGGTCGTGCTGGTGATCATCGCCGCCGTCGACCACTTGCCTGATCAGCGGATCTGCCCCGTCCGATTGCGCACGCGAGACGATCAAGAGAGAGAATgcgagaagaagagagagatagcGATCCATGTTTACAGAGACCGATTGGTAGCTTTGGTTCTGCAGAGTTTGGTTTGCTTTATAAAGTCGACGAGGACCTTGGAGGTGTATAATCCTCTGCGGTCGGGTTTAAATACTTCGTATATCTGAACGGTTCACAGAGTGTCCCACCAATGATCGAGTATGATGGACGGTTTAGATTTTCTGAGATGAGATATATTTTACTGGTGTCGTGTAGGCGATAGTTTTGGGGTGTTTGCTTACGGGAGTGGGTAATGGGCGGGCGAATGGAGACGGGACACGTGGCGGTGTTGGAGTATTGGAGTTGAATGGTAGTTGGATAGTACCTTGCATtgctttttggttttgaattgTAATTGGGTtagatattgttttgtttttgtttttttgggttttttttttgttttttgttttctggctTGAAGatgattgttttgttgtttcttggagaaaataataagaaacGGAGGGGAAATAGGGTGGTGAATGAAATATTGCGGAGAAATTTGTGATGGAAGAGGTTTGTTTTTGATATCAACTGAGTGATGGATGATGAAAGAGGTTGATTTCGAGATTCATTCACTTATAGGGTCAATGAAATTAATGTATATGAgaattacaataaaatttatagaTATCAACGATTGATAAGGattgaaaattacattttCTATCCTCTTTTCAATCCTCATAGTTTGGCCTGATTTCTTATAGTTTAGAAAGTTGCTATCTCATATAATTTGGTTTAGTTTCTAATTTAGTGCTTGCATGGAACTTAAAGTGGAAACTTCAATTTCAAACCAAACCTCTTTAGAGGGGTACGATagcaattttttaaaactctaTATACTAAAGAGAAAATTAGGCCAAGCTACAGAAACCAGAATTGTAATTTGGTCATAATATTCTACACACGCGTACATGAGCGAttgatgaaaatataatttagaACGATAGTTGgattgggttt
Proteins encoded in this window:
- the LOC18767142 gene encoding cysteine protease RD19A, whose translation is MDRYLSLLLAFSLLIVSRAQSDGADPLIRQVVDGGDDHQHDHRLGAEHHFSLFKHQFGKSYASQEEHDYRFEVFKANLRRAARHQMLDPSAQHGVTRFSDMTPAEFRKSQLGLRGLRLPSDATKAPILPTENLPEDFDWRDRGAVTAVKNQGSCGSCWSFSTTGALEGAHFLATGELVSLSEQQLVDCDHECDPEEAGSCDSGCNGGLMNSAFEYTLKAGGLMKEEEYPYTGTDRGSCKFDKSKIAAKVANFSVVSLDEEQIAANLVKNGPLAVAINAVFMQTYVGGVSCPYICSKRLDHGVLLVGYGAAGYSPIRMKEKPYWIIKNSWGENWGEKGFYKICKGRNICGVDSMVSTVAAASVETNPQ